One genomic window of Hyperolius riggenbachi isolate aHypRig1 chromosome 7, aHypRig1.pri, whole genome shotgun sequence includes the following:
- the MCHR1 gene encoding melanin-concentrating hormone receptor 1: MPTVFGIICLLGIIGNSVVIYTVFKKSKFRCTSSVPDIFIINLSVVDLLFLLGMPFLIHQLLGNGVWHFGETMCTLITALDTNSQFTSTYILTAMSIDRYLATVYPFTSAKYRKPPIAIMVICILWVLSLLSITPVWMYARLISLPGGVLGCGITLPNPESDIYWFTLYQFFLAFAIPFVVITLAYRRILLKMASSEALTAQRSSRIRTKKVTRTAIAICLVFFICWAPFYVLQIIQLVMDQPTLAFHYAYCVAISMGYANSCINPFIYIILCETFRRRFIVSVRPAEDLPQGRIRMKFGTDPPSGSGQPLLHLVPVSSGS; this comes from the coding sequence ATGCCAACTGTATTTGGAATCATCTGCTTACTCGGGATAATTGGCAACAGTGTTGTCATCTACACGGTCTTCAAAAAATCCAAGTTTCGATGTACTAGCAGTGTTCCTGATATTTTCATTATCAACCTCTCAGTAGTAGACCTGCTCTTTCTTCTTGGGATGCCCTTCCTAATCCACCAGCTTCTTGGTAATGGGGTGTGGCATTTTGGAGAAACTATGTGCACTCTTATTACAGCCCTGGATACCAACAGCCAGTTTACAAGCACCTACATTCTTACTGCCATGTCTATTGACCGATACCTTGCAACAGTGTACCCATTCACATCAGCAAAGTATCGTAAACCTCCTATAGCCATCATGGTCATCTGCATCCTGTGGGTGTTGTCTCTCCTAAGTATCACGCCAGTGTGGATGTACGCCAGACTTATTTCACTTCCCGGGGGAGTGTTGGGATGTGGAATCACTCTCCCCAATCCAGAGAGTGATATTTATTGGTTTACCTTATATCAGTTCTTTCTTGCCTTTGCTATCCCGTTTGTTGTCATAACCTTAGCATACAGGAGAATACTGTTGAAAAtggcatcatctgaagctcttaCAGCCCAGAGAAGCTCCAGGATTAGGACAAAGAAAGTTACCAGGACTGCTATAGCAATTTGCTTGGTGTTCTTCATTTGCTGGGCACCGTTTTATGTTCTTCAGATAATCCAGTTGGTGATGGATCAACCAACATTAGCATTCCACTATGCTTACTGTGTTGCAATCAGCATGGGGTACGCAAACAGTTGCATCAACCCCTTCATTTATATTATCCTATGTGAAACATTTAGACGAAGGTTCATTGTATCTGTACGACCAGCAGAAGACCTTCCTCAAGGCAGGATCAGGATGAAATTTGGCACAGATCCTCCTTCAGGAAGTGGACAGCCATTGCTTCACCTGGTTCCTGTATCTTCTGGCAGCTAA